One Saccharopolyspora erythraea NRRL 2338 genomic region harbors:
- a CDS encoding glycoside hydrolase family 3 protein, whose amino-acid sequence MSGAVDRPEPDESRLRSLLAGLTVEQKARLLTGSGFWTLHAMPEIGLHRMVLSDGPNGVRGTKWDERDTSLLLPVASAVAATWDVDAARLVGELFGDEARRRGVHVVLAPTVNLHRSPFGGRHFENFSEDPLLVGEIGAQVVKGIQSRGVAATPKHFVANDSETGRMTYDAVVEPRVLRQVYLEPFRRIVEQARPWAVMTAYNSVNGHSMTENSELVNGILKGEWGWDGVNVSDWLAARDCERCALGGLDLVMPGPGGPWSGGALARAVQEGRVAEELLDDKVLRLLRLAARTGALDGESEVDLSGPPDEARPVIRTLAARGFVLLRNANVDDQPVLPLSASVGKVAVIGENAVLPAVQGGGSSHVSPPHVVTPLDGIRAALSDAEVVFRRGVRHRRLLDPIPRERVHDPEGEGDGLRLDFVGDDGAVLGSELRGTETLLWLGKSDIPRGTAVLRLRGDLRAEPGEHVFGVHGSGKFEVEIAGRVVFDGEVARQVDTDDPLADMIEPPEQRVDVVLVDSDLSEDGTVAVAVDFAPDGDTVIALGLGHGGLVPDAAAEFDAAVRAAREADIAIVVVGTDAEIETEGRDRHSLDLPGAQDALVEAVAAANPRTVVVVNAGSPVLMPWVRDVPAVLWTWFGSQEYGDALADVLLGVAEPGGRLPTTLPTTTADVPVPLPRVQPMDGKLHYSEGTLIGYRAYLARDSRPAFHFGHGLGYTSWEYVDAAAVPGAVRVTVRNCGERAGREVVQVYAASHGRPPWLAGFRVVDVEAGQEAEVDVAVRIPDGSGEHRLLTGRSSGDIRLTIVVNN is encoded by the coding sequence ATGAGTGGTGCCGTTGATCGACCGGAGCCCGACGAGTCGAGACTGCGATCCCTGCTCGCCGGGCTCACCGTCGAGCAGAAGGCGCGGCTGCTCACCGGGTCGGGGTTCTGGACCCTGCACGCGATGCCCGAGATCGGGCTGCACCGGATGGTCCTCTCCGACGGCCCGAACGGCGTGCGCGGGACGAAGTGGGACGAACGGGACACCTCGCTGCTGCTGCCGGTGGCGTCGGCGGTGGCGGCCACATGGGACGTCGACGCGGCCCGGCTGGTCGGGGAGCTGTTCGGCGACGAGGCGCGTCGCCGGGGCGTGCACGTGGTGCTCGCGCCGACGGTGAACCTGCACCGGAGTCCCTTCGGTGGCAGGCATTTCGAGAACTTCTCCGAGGACCCGCTGCTGGTGGGCGAGATCGGTGCGCAGGTGGTCAAGGGCATCCAGTCGCGCGGGGTCGCCGCGACGCCCAAGCACTTCGTGGCCAACGACAGCGAGACCGGGCGGATGACCTACGACGCGGTCGTCGAGCCGCGGGTGCTGCGGCAGGTGTACCTGGAGCCGTTCCGGCGCATCGTCGAGCAGGCGCGGCCGTGGGCCGTCATGACCGCCTACAACTCGGTCAACGGGCACTCGATGACCGAGAACTCCGAGCTGGTGAACGGGATTCTCAAGGGCGAGTGGGGGTGGGACGGCGTCAACGTCTCGGACTGGCTCGCCGCCCGCGACTGCGAACGGTGCGCGCTCGGCGGGCTCGACCTCGTCATGCCGGGACCGGGTGGGCCGTGGAGCGGCGGTGCGCTCGCGCGTGCGGTGCAGGAGGGGCGCGTCGCGGAGGAGCTGCTGGACGACAAGGTGTTGCGACTGCTGCGGTTGGCGGCCCGTACCGGTGCGCTGGATGGTGAGTCCGAAGTGGACCTGTCCGGTCCTCCCGACGAGGCGCGTCCGGTCATCCGTACGCTGGCGGCGCGGGGATTCGTGTTGCTGCGCAACGCGAACGTCGACGACCAACCCGTGCTGCCGCTGTCCGCGTCGGTCGGGAAGGTCGCCGTGATCGGGGAGAACGCCGTGCTGCCCGCGGTCCAGGGTGGTGGCTCCTCGCACGTCAGCCCACCGCACGTGGTCACCCCGCTCGACGGCATCCGCGCGGCCTTGTCCGATGCGGAGGTGGTTTTCCGCAGAGGAGTCCGGCATCGCAGGCTCCTCGATCCGATCCCACGCGAGCGCGTGCACGACCCCGAGGGTGAGGGTGACGGCCTGCGGCTGGACTTCGTCGGAGACGACGGTGCGGTGCTGGGCTCCGAGCTGCGCGGCACGGAAACCCTGCTGTGGTTGGGGAAATCCGATATACCGCGCGGCACGGCGGTCCTGCGGTTGCGCGGAGATCTCCGCGCCGAACCCGGCGAGCACGTCTTCGGCGTGCACGGCAGCGGGAAGTTCGAGGTCGAGATCGCCGGGCGCGTCGTCTTCGACGGAGAAGTGGCACGCCAGGTCGACACCGACGACCCGCTCGCGGACATGATCGAACCACCGGAGCAGCGCGTCGACGTCGTCCTGGTCGACTCCGACCTGAGCGAGGACGGAACCGTTGCGGTGGCGGTGGATTTCGCACCGGACGGCGACACCGTCATCGCGCTCGGGCTCGGGCACGGCGGGCTCGTGCCGGACGCCGCGGCGGAGTTCGACGCTGCGGTGCGGGCCGCCCGCGAGGCGGACATCGCGATCGTCGTGGTCGGAACCGACGCCGAGATCGAGACCGAAGGGCGCGACCGGCACAGCCTCGACCTGCCCGGTGCGCAGGACGCACTCGTCGAGGCGGTCGCGGCGGCCAACCCCCGCACGGTCGTCGTGGTCAACGCGGGCTCTCCGGTGCTGATGCCGTGGGTCCGCGACGTGCCCGCGGTGCTGTGGACCTGGTTCGGCAGCCAGGAGTACGGCGACGCGCTCGCCGATGTGCTCCTCGGTGTCGCCGAGCCGGGCGGCAGGCTGCCGACCACCCTGCCCACCACGACGGCCGACGTGCCGGTTCCGCTGCCGCGCGTGCAGCCGATGGACGGCAAGCTGCACTACAGCGAGGGAACGCTGATCGGTTACCGCGCGTACCTGGCGCGCGACAGCCGCCCGGCCTTCCACTTCGGACACGGGCTCGGCTACACGAGCTGGGAGTACGTCGACGCCGCCGCCGTGCCGGGCGCGGTGCGGGTGACGGTCCGCAACTGCGGTGAGCGCGCCGGACGCGAGGTGGTGCAGGTGTACGCCGCCTCGCACGGCCGTCCACCCTGGCTGGCCGGATTCCGGGTGGTGGACGTCGAAGCCGGCCAGGAGGCCGAAGTGGACGTAGCCGTCCGGATACCGGACGGCAGCGGCGAACACCGGCTGCTGACCGGCCGTTCGTCCGGAGACATCAGGCTCACGATCGTCGTGAACAACTAG
- a CDS encoding serine/threonine-protein kinase: protein MSVQEGESHTVVSQFGPYRVEGLIARGGMGEVLRAYDTRHDRIVALKVLGSGVAADPEYRERFKREALAAARLREPHVIPIHSFGEIDGRLYLDMRLIEGQDVSRLLAAHGPMPPADAAEVVHQIAQALDAAHEEGLVHRDVKPSNIIIGRGGFAYLVDFGIAHWAGNRTSLTTTGIAVGTLDYMAPERFGDGPVDHRADVYSLACVFYQCLTGAKPYAGHTAESLINAHLNRVPPRPSSHNPALAAFDRVVETGMAKDPRRRFATAGEFARAARQALAGAVPAPTRKAPSSPGRRRWWPVAAGVAAVALVAGGAALFTSLPPGGNAQGGDTATPPPPQPKPESRPPRAPGDLGLSVPISRPPCDGGYLVMVGSSVNPAIYAEQVQRYLDQFPGASYQHSPSTGCESLRTHVDGAEIYSVYYGPFDGEETACARRADLGGDAFVRRLDHTSPPEHVVSCG from the coding sequence TTGTCGGTTCAGGAGGGGGAGTCGCACACCGTGGTCTCGCAGTTCGGTCCGTACCGGGTGGAAGGGCTGATCGCCCGCGGCGGGATGGGCGAGGTCCTGCGGGCCTACGACACCCGCCACGACCGCATCGTGGCGCTGAAGGTCCTCGGCTCCGGGGTCGCGGCGGACCCGGAGTACCGGGAGCGCTTCAAGCGCGAGGCGCTCGCGGCCGCGCGGCTGCGCGAGCCGCACGTCATCCCGATCCACTCCTTCGGCGAGATCGACGGCCGCCTCTACCTCGACATGCGGCTCATCGAGGGCCAGGACGTCAGCAGGCTGCTCGCCGCGCACGGTCCGATGCCGCCCGCCGACGCGGCCGAGGTGGTGCACCAGATCGCGCAGGCGCTCGACGCCGCGCACGAGGAAGGGCTGGTGCACCGCGACGTCAAACCGTCCAACATCATCATCGGCCGCGGTGGCTTCGCCTACCTCGTCGACTTCGGCATCGCGCACTGGGCGGGCAACCGGACCAGCCTGACCACGACCGGCATCGCGGTCGGCACCCTGGACTACATGGCGCCGGAGCGCTTCGGCGACGGGCCGGTCGACCACCGCGCCGACGTCTACTCGCTGGCGTGCGTGTTCTACCAGTGCCTCACGGGGGCCAAGCCGTACGCCGGGCACACCGCGGAGTCGCTGATCAACGCCCACCTCAACCGGGTGCCGCCGCGGCCGAGCTCGCACAACCCGGCGCTGGCGGCGTTCGACCGGGTCGTGGAGACGGGGATGGCGAAGGACCCGCGCAGGCGCTTCGCCACCGCGGGCGAGTTCGCTCGGGCGGCCAGGCAGGCGCTGGCGGGCGCGGTGCCCGCGCCGACGCGCAAGGCGCCGAGCAGTCCGGGTCGTCGCCGCTGGTGGCCGGTGGCCGCGGGTGTCGCGGCGGTCGCTCTCGTGGCGGGCGGCGCCGCGCTGTTCACGTCGCTGCCACCCGGCGGGAACGCGCAGGGTGGTGACACCGCGACCCCGCCGCCCCCGCAACCGAAGCCGGAGTCCCGGCCACCGCGGGCGCCCGGGGACCTCGGGCTGAGCGTGCCGATCAGCCGGCCGCCGTGCGACGGCGGCTACCTGGTGATGGTCGGCTCGTCGGTCAACCCTGCCATCTACGCCGAGCAGGTGCAGCGGTACCTGGACCAGTTCCCCGGCGCGAGCTACCAGCATTCGCCCTCGACCGGCTGCGAGTCGCTGCGCACCCACGTGGACGGCGCGGAGATCTACTCGGTCTACTACGGACCGTTCGACGGCGAGGAAACCGCGTGCGCGCGCCGAGCGGACCTCGGCGGGGATGCCTTCGTGCGCAGGCTCGACCACACCAGCCCGCCGGAGCACGTGGTCAGCTGCGGATAG
- a CDS encoding ATP-binding cassette domain-containing protein, whose protein sequence is MGFLEASALSYRLGDGRELFDGVSFRVGAGDVVAVVGDNGAGKTTLMRILAGELKSLTGAVNVQGGLGVMPQFIGSIRDDRTVRDLLLTVASPALRAAASELDAVELELMDTDDEPTQLRYADALAGWGEAGGYESEVLWDTVTTLAMGVPYDRAKHRGVTTLSGGEQKRLVLETLLRGAEQVLILDEPDNYLDVPGKRWLEQRLAESGKVVLVVSHDRELLATAATHVVTLEGRTAWVHGGGFGTWHQARAARRERMAELRRRWNDKHEQLKELIRSLQRAATISDEMASRYRAAQTRLRKFEDGGAPPLPPKEQRVRPRLRGGRTGLRAITCESLELTGLMRPFDLEVFFGDRLCVLGSNGSGKSHFLRLLADQEAVAHTGTCRLGARIVPGLFAQTHHHPEWLGRTPAEILGRGDGGRQGRGRDEAMPALSRYGLAASADQPFETLSGGQQARFQVLLLELSGATLLLLDEPTDNLDLTSAEALQEALAEFTGTVVAVTHDRWFARSFDRYLVFRADGSVSEVDEPVWDERRVQRTR, encoded by the coding sequence ATGGGGTTCCTCGAGGCGTCCGCGCTGTCCTATCGGCTCGGTGACGGACGTGAGCTGTTCGACGGTGTCTCCTTCCGCGTCGGCGCCGGTGACGTCGTCGCGGTCGTCGGGGACAACGGCGCGGGCAAGACGACGCTGATGCGGATCCTGGCCGGTGAGCTGAAGTCGCTCACCGGCGCGGTCAACGTCCAGGGCGGTCTGGGCGTGATGCCGCAGTTCATCGGCTCGATCCGGGACGACCGCACCGTCCGCGACCTGCTGCTGACCGTGGCCTCCCCGGCGCTGCGCGCCGCCGCGTCGGAGCTGGACGCCGTCGAGCTGGAACTGATGGACACCGACGACGAGCCGACGCAGCTGCGCTACGCCGACGCGCTCGCGGGGTGGGGCGAGGCAGGCGGCTACGAGTCCGAGGTGCTGTGGGACACCGTGACGACGCTGGCGATGGGCGTGCCCTACGACCGCGCCAAGCACCGCGGCGTCACGACGCTGTCCGGAGGCGAGCAGAAGCGGCTGGTGCTGGAAACCCTGCTGCGCGGCGCTGAACAGGTGCTGATCCTCGACGAGCCGGACAACTACCTCGACGTGCCGGGCAAGCGCTGGCTCGAACAACGCCTGGCGGAGTCGGGCAAGGTGGTGCTGGTGGTCAGCCACGACCGCGAGCTGCTGGCCACCGCGGCCACCCACGTCGTCACGCTGGAAGGCCGGACGGCGTGGGTGCACGGCGGCGGGTTCGGCACGTGGCACCAGGCCCGCGCCGCGCGCCGCGAGCGGATGGCGGAGCTGCGCAGGCGGTGGAACGACAAGCACGAGCAGCTCAAGGAGCTGATACGGTCGTTGCAGCGCGCGGCCACGATCAGCGACGAGATGGCCTCGCGCTACCGGGCCGCCCAGACCCGGCTGCGCAAGTTCGAGGACGGCGGCGCGCCGCCGCTGCCGCCGAAGGAGCAGCGCGTGCGGCCCAGGCTGCGCGGCGGGCGGACCGGGCTGCGGGCGATCACCTGCGAGTCGCTGGAGCTGACCGGGCTGATGCGTCCGTTCGACCTGGAGGTCTTCTTCGGCGACCGGCTCTGCGTGCTGGGCTCCAACGGTTCCGGCAAGAGCCACTTCCTGCGGCTGCTGGCCGATCAGGAGGCGGTCGCCCACACCGGGACGTGCCGGCTCGGCGCGCGGATCGTGCCGGGGCTGTTCGCCCAGACCCACCACCACCCGGAGTGGCTGGGTCGCACGCCCGCCGAGATCCTCGGCCGCGGTGACGGCGGCCGGCAGGGCCGGGGCCGCGACGAGGCGATGCCCGCGCTGAGCCGCTACGGCCTCGCGGCCTCGGCGGACCAGCCGTTCGAGACGCTTTCCGGCGGTCAGCAGGCGCGTTTCCAGGTGCTGCTGCTGGAGCTGTCCGGAGCGACGCTGCTGCTGCTCGACGAGCCGACCGACAACCTGGACCTGACCTCGGCGGAGGCGTTGCAGGAGGCGCTGGCGGAGTTCACCGGCACCGTCGTGGCGGTCACCCACGATCGGTGGTTCGCCCGCTCCTTCGACCGCTACCTGGTGTTCCGCGCGGACGGATCGGTGTCCGAAGTGGACGAGCCGGTGTGGGACGAGCGCCGGGTCCAGCGGACCCGCTGA
- a CDS encoding ABC transporter substrate-binding protein has protein sequence MSRSRRLIAAVVAAVGLATTAACGTSGPDQPAAAQQGERVINHAKGQTRISGTPQRVVVLDTGELDAVLALGVKPVGTVQPDVDIPLQPYLADKAGSPEIVGTIGNANLEKIAALKPDLILSSKVRDDDKYDALSKIAPTVFAETAGSTWKENFLLDADALGKKPEAERVLADYHRRAADIGRTVGDPGAIRVGTMRFITGGNEIRLYNRSSFIGTVLADAGFNRPDNQLAQNTTFTKISREEVSQAEADLLFYSAYGDSAQQRLNELVASEQWRNLAVVRNGKAIAVPDDRWFLALGPIGANLVLDDLQNYVAKR, from the coding sequence ATGTCCCGAAGCCGGAGACTCATCGCCGCCGTCGTCGCGGCCGTCGGCCTGGCCACGACCGCCGCGTGCGGCACGTCCGGCCCCGACCAGCCCGCGGCGGCGCAGCAGGGCGAGCGGGTCATCAACCACGCCAAGGGGCAGACCAGGATCAGCGGCACGCCGCAGCGGGTCGTCGTCCTCGACACCGGTGAGCTCGACGCCGTGCTCGCGCTCGGGGTCAAGCCGGTCGGCACGGTCCAGCCGGACGTCGACATCCCGCTGCAGCCCTACCTCGCCGACAAGGCCGGCTCCCCCGAGATCGTCGGGACCATCGGCAACGCCAACCTCGAGAAGATCGCCGCGCTCAAGCCGGACCTGATCCTTTCGAGCAAGGTCCGCGACGACGACAAGTACGACGCGCTGAGCAAGATCGCCCCCACGGTGTTCGCCGAGACGGCGGGCAGCACGTGGAAGGAGAACTTCCTGCTCGACGCCGACGCGCTGGGCAAGAAGCCGGAGGCCGAGCGCGTCCTCGCCGACTACCACCGGCGGGCCGCCGACATCGGCAGGACGGTCGGCGACCCGGGGGCCATCCGGGTCGGCACGATGCGCTTCATCACCGGGGGCAACGAGATCCGGCTCTACAACCGGTCGTCGTTCATCGGCACCGTGCTGGCCGACGCCGGGTTCAACCGCCCCGACAACCAGCTCGCGCAGAACACCACCTTCACCAAAATCAGCCGGGAGGAGGTCTCGCAGGCCGAGGCCGACCTGCTGTTCTACAGCGCCTACGGCGACTCCGCCCAGCAGCGCCTGAACGAGCTGGTGGCCTCCGAGCAGTGGCGCAACCTCGCCGTGGTCCGCAACGGCAAGGCCATCGCGGTGCCCGACGACCGCTGGTTCCTCGCGCTCGGACCGATCGGCGCCAACCTCGTGCTCGACGACCTGCAGAACTACGTCGCCAAGCGCTGA
- a CDS encoding SAM-dependent methyltransferase has product MSRDEQAAPPGVPPGVDTSRPSIARVYDAGLGGKDNFEADREVLRAILEVTPDGMVIARDNRDWLIRVTRFLAEQAGVRQFLDLGSGLPTTENTHEVAQRIDPESTVVYVDDDPVVEAHGKVLLEENEQTHFVGGDLTRPEELLADPALHRTLDFSEPVALYLIGVLHHFPELDRLREIVRTYVDALAPGSFLAISHFHNPGGEYEDIAKRVERAMLDSEMGSGYFRTREEIASLFLDLELLEPGLCRAPDWWPDGPRVKPLAVSQRMFLAGLARKPR; this is encoded by the coding sequence ATGTCGCGCGACGAGCAAGCTGCCCCGCCCGGCGTCCCGCCGGGGGTCGACACCTCGAGACCGAGCATCGCCCGGGTCTACGACGCCGGACTCGGCGGCAAGGACAACTTCGAGGCCGACCGCGAGGTGCTGCGCGCGATCCTGGAGGTCACGCCGGACGGCATGGTCATCGCGCGCGACAACCGCGACTGGCTCATCCGCGTCACCCGCTTCCTGGCCGAGCAGGCCGGTGTCCGGCAGTTCCTCGACCTCGGCTCCGGCCTGCCCACCACCGAGAACACCCATGAGGTGGCCCAGCGCATCGACCCCGAGAGCACGGTGGTCTACGTCGACGACGACCCGGTGGTGGAGGCCCACGGCAAGGTGCTGCTGGAGGAGAACGAGCAGACCCACTTCGTCGGCGGCGACCTCACCCGCCCCGAGGAGCTGCTGGCCGACCCCGCGCTGCACCGCACGCTCGACTTCTCCGAGCCGGTCGCGCTCTACCTGATCGGCGTCCTGCACCACTTCCCCGAGCTCGACCGGCTCCGCGAGATCGTGCGCACCTACGTCGACGCGCTCGCCCCCGGCTCGTTCCTGGCGATCAGCCACTTCCACAACCCCGGCGGGGAGTACGAGGACATCGCCAAGCGGGTCGAACGGGCCATGCTCGACAGCGAGATGGGCAGCGGCTACTTCCGCACCCGCGAGGAGATCGCATCGCTGTTCCTCGACCTCGAGCTGCTCGAACCGGGTCTGTGCCGCGCACCGGACTGGTGGCCGGACGGCCCCCGCGTCAAGCCCCTGGCCGTCTCGCAGCGGATGTTCCTGGCCGGTCTCGCGCGCAAACCCCGCTGA
- a CDS encoding quinone oxidoreductase family protein codes for MLKVVAAGLHPAVRAGAGAPATGRPRPPFIPGFDGVGRLPCGSRVFFAGLRHPYGSMAERAVVAERDCIPIPDDVDDVTVAATVNPSMSAWVAMRGKAGLEAGESVLVLGATGNAGRMAVQIARMLGAGRVVAAGRNRAMLDRLLEVGADDVVPLDGDDETVGKEMAANAAGVDVVLDYLSGRPAEIALHALAGGRRLRWVHVGSGGPVAADAGARKSRVEISQVDPESLPEAERTAELTSLINRMPSADLDVHAVSIPLHAVGSAWKADATTGVRIVLVP; via the coding sequence GTGCTCAAAGTCGTCGCCGCGGGCCTGCACCCGGCGGTCCGCGCGGGCGCGGGAGCACCGGCCACCGGCCGGCCGCGACCACCGTTCATCCCCGGCTTCGACGGCGTGGGCCGGCTGCCGTGCGGCAGCCGCGTGTTCTTCGCCGGACTGCGACACCCCTACGGCAGCATGGCCGAGCGGGCGGTGGTCGCCGAACGCGACTGCATCCCGATCCCCGACGACGTCGACGACGTCACGGTCGCCGCGACGGTGAACCCGTCGATGTCGGCGTGGGTTGCGATGCGCGGCAAGGCCGGACTCGAGGCGGGGGAGTCGGTGCTGGTGCTGGGGGCCACCGGCAACGCGGGGCGGATGGCGGTGCAGATCGCCAGGATGCTCGGCGCCGGCCGGGTCGTGGCGGCGGGCCGGAACCGGGCCATGCTCGACCGATTACTGGAGGTGGGTGCCGACGACGTCGTCCCGCTCGACGGCGACGACGAGACCGTCGGCAAGGAGATGGCGGCCAACGCCGCCGGCGTCGACGTCGTGCTGGACTACCTGTCGGGCCGGCCGGCCGAGATCGCGCTGCACGCCCTGGCCGGCGGGCGGCGGCTGCGCTGGGTCCACGTCGGGTCCGGCGGCCCGGTCGCGGCCGACGCAGGGGCGCGAAAGTCGAGGGTGGAGATCTCCCAGGTCGACCCCGAGTCGCTGCCGGAGGCCGAGCGGACCGCCGAGCTGACCTCCCTGATCAACCGCATGCCTTCCGCCGACCTCGACGTCCACGCCGTCTCCATACCCCTGCACGCGGTCGGGTCGGCGTGGAAGGCCGACGCCACCACTGGGGTCCGGATCGTCCTCGTGCCGTGA
- a CDS encoding L,D-transpeptidase has protein sequence MKLLGNPVGRQSGLPSRLLSLPVLGLVAVLVASCSGAGSDLAEAPAPPPAPSVEFTPQNGARDVSPTAPISAKVANGKIVDATLTNQDGKPVAGAPAPDGLSWASSEVLGYAKTYTLVATVQGAAGPPVTQQTTFSTVDPKDQTYVSMNPLDGQTVGVGQPLAFYFSKDAPAPDKARAEEAIRIRTEPAVEGAFYWFNSREVHWRPKEYWKPGTKVSVDVGVYGKDLGGGVWGQEDRSATITIGDAVILRADGATHQMSIEVNGAVQRTIPVSLGKPEFPSNNGVHVVTEHHETKIMDSSTYGLPVEAGGYRTPVSWAVRISNGGEFLHAAPWSVGDQGRRNVSHGCINMSMSDAKWVYDLLKKGDVVEITNAGGPSLRSWDGFGDWQIPWEEWSRGNR, from the coding sequence ATGAAGCTGTTAGGTAACCCGGTCGGGAGGCAGTCGGGGCTGCCGTCCCGCCTGCTCTCGCTCCCGGTGCTCGGCCTGGTCGCCGTGCTCGTCGCGAGCTGTAGCGGGGCCGGCTCCGACCTCGCGGAAGCTCCCGCGCCGCCACCGGCGCCCTCGGTGGAGTTCACGCCGCAGAACGGAGCGCGTGACGTGTCGCCGACCGCGCCGATCTCGGCGAAAGTCGCCAACGGCAAGATCGTCGACGCGACGCTGACCAACCAGGACGGCAAGCCGGTCGCGGGCGCGCCTGCCCCGGACGGGCTGAGCTGGGCCTCCAGCGAGGTCCTCGGCTACGCCAAGACCTACACGCTCGTGGCCACCGTCCAGGGCGCCGCCGGGCCGCCGGTCACCCAGCAGACCACGTTCAGCACGGTCGACCCGAAGGACCAGACCTACGTGTCGATGAACCCGCTGGACGGGCAGACCGTGGGCGTCGGGCAGCCGCTGGCCTTCTACTTCAGCAAGGACGCCCCCGCGCCGGACAAGGCGCGCGCGGAGGAGGCGATCCGGATCAGGACCGAGCCCGCGGTGGAGGGCGCGTTCTACTGGTTCAACAGCCGCGAGGTGCACTGGCGGCCCAAGGAGTACTGGAAGCCGGGCACGAAGGTCTCGGTCGACGTCGGCGTCTACGGCAAGGACCTGGGCGGCGGCGTGTGGGGCCAGGAGGACCGCAGCGCGACCATCACCATCGGCGACGCGGTGATCCTGCGCGCCGACGGCGCCACGCACCAGATGTCGATCGAGGTCAACGGCGCGGTGCAGCGCACCATCCCGGTGTCGCTGGGCAAGCCCGAGTTCCCGTCGAACAACGGCGTGCACGTGGTCACCGAGCACCACGAAACCAAGATCATGGACTCCTCCACCTACGGCCTGCCGGTCGAGGCCGGGGGCTACCGGACGCCGGTGAGCTGGGCGGTGCGCATCTCCAACGGCGGTGAGTTCCTGCACGCCGCGCCGTGGTCGGTGGGCGACCAGGGACGCCGCAACGTCAGCCACGGCTGCATCAACATGAGCATGTCCGACGCCAAGTGGGTTTACGACCTGCTGAAGAAGGGCGACGTCGTGGAGATCACCAACGCCGGCGGCCCGTCCCTGCGCTCTTGGGACGGCTTCGGCGACTGGCAGATCCCGTGGGAGGAGTGGTCCCGCGGCAACCGGTGA
- the orn gene encoding oligoribonuclease, whose amino-acid sequence MNDRLVWIDCEMTGLDLGKDALIEIAALVTDADLNILGEGVDIVIHADDEVLAGMPDVVREMHERSGLTEEVRRSTVTLAEAEQRILDYIRRHVPDGRSAPLAGNSIATDRGFIARDMPTLDAHLHYRMVDVSSIKELCRRWFPRIYYAQPEKGLAHRALADIKESIRELAYYRRTAFVPQPGPTSEQAQAVASELLGGDNVVGGTEKARQKQADQRGNGK is encoded by the coding sequence GTGAACGACCGTCTAGTGTGGATCGACTGCGAAATGACCGGTCTCGATCTCGGCAAGGACGCCCTGATCGAGATAGCCGCCCTGGTCACCGACGCCGACCTGAACATCCTCGGAGAAGGTGTGGACATCGTCATCCACGCCGACGACGAGGTGCTGGCCGGGATGCCCGACGTGGTGCGCGAGATGCACGAGCGTTCCGGGCTCACCGAGGAGGTGCGTCGTTCGACGGTGACCCTGGCCGAGGCGGAGCAGCGGATACTCGACTACATCCGCCGGCACGTGCCCGACGGGCGGTCGGCGCCACTGGCGGGCAACTCCATCGCCACCGACCGCGGCTTCATCGCCCGGGACATGCCCACCCTCGACGCCCACCTGCACTACCGGATGGTGGACGTGTCGTCGATCAAGGAGCTGTGCCGGCGCTGGTTCCCGCGGATCTACTACGCCCAGCCCGAGAAGGGCCTGGCGCACCGGGCGCTGGCCGACATCAAGGAGTCGATCCGCGAGCTCGCCTACTACCGGCGGACCGCGTTCGTGCCGCAGCCGGGCCCGACCAGCGAGCAGGCCCAGGCCGTCGCGAGCGAGCTGCTGGGCGGCGACAACGTCGTGGGCGGGACGGAAAAGGCCAGGCAGAAGCAGGCCGATCAGCGTGGAAACGGCAAGTGA